In a single window of the Sylvia atricapilla isolate bSylAtr1 chromosome 18, bSylAtr1.pri, whole genome shotgun sequence genome:
- the SEC14L1 gene encoding SEC14-like protein 1 isoform X1, whose product MVQKYQSPVRVYKHPFELIMAAYERRFPTCPLIPMFVASDTVNEYKSEDGAIHVIERRCKLDIDAPRLLKKIAGVDYVYFVQKNSLNRRERTLHIEAYNETFSNRVIINEHCSYTVHPDNEDWTCFEQSASLDIKSFFGFESTVEKIAMKQYTSNIKKGKEIIEYYLKQLEEEGITFVPRWTPPVACKSESSTSHPRRPVSPAINIPECATKEGLSNKEILNTSSSPSEPTAGTPDDKLDADYIKRYLGDLTPMQESCLIRLRQWLQETHKGKIPKDEHILRFLRARDFNIDKAREILCQSLTWRKQHQVDYILDTWNPPQVLQDYYAGGWHHHDKDGRPLYVLRLGQMDTKGLVRALGEEALLRYVLSINEEGLRRCEENTKVFGRPISSWTCLVDLEGLNMRHLWRPGVKALLRIIEVVEANYPETLGRLLILRAPRVFPVLWTLVSPFIDDNTRKKFLIYAGNDYQGPGGLLDYIDKEIIPDFLGGECMCEVPEGGLVPKSLYRTAEELENEDIKLWTETIYQSASVFKGAPHEVLIQIVDASSVITWDFDVCKGDIVFNIFHSKRAPQPPKKDSLGAHSITSPGGNNVQLIDKVWQLGRDYSMVESPLICKEGESVQGSHVTRWPGFYILQWKFHSMPACATTNLPRVDDVLASLQVSSHKCKVMYYTEVIGSEDFRGSMTSLESSHSGFSQLSAATTSSSQSHSSSMISR is encoded by the exons GCATATGAGAGAAGGTTTCCTACGTGCCCTCTGATCCCCATGTTTGTAGCCAGTGACACTGTAAACGAGTACAAGAGTGAGGATGGGGCCATCCACGTGATCGAGCGGCGCTGCAAGCTGGACATCGATGCACCACGGCTGCTGAAAAAG ATTGCAGGAGTGGACTACGTCTACTTTGTCCAGAAGAACTCTCTGAACAGGCGAGAAAGGACTCTGCATATAGAAGCCTATAATGAAACCTTCTCTAACAGAGTCATCATTAATGAGCACTGCTCCTACACA GTTCATCCTGACAATGAAGATTGGACCTGCTTTGAACAGTCAGCAAGTCTGGATATCAaatctttttttggttttgaaagcaCAGTGGAAAAGATTGCCATGAAGCAATACACCAGCAATATTAAAAAG ggaaaagaaataatagagTACTACCtgaagcagctggaggaagaaggaatAACTTTTGTCCCTCGCTGGACTCCTCCTGTTGCATGTAAATCCGAGAGCAGCACATCCCACCCAAGGAGACCAGTGTCACCTGCCATTAACATCCCAGAGTGTGCCACAAAGGAAGGCTTGAGCAACAAGGAGATCCTCAacacctccagcagcccctcGGAGCCCACGGCAGGAACGCCCGATG ATAAGCTGGATGCAGACTACATCAAGAGGTACCTGGGGGACCTGACCCCGATGCAGGAGAGCTGCCTCATCCGCCTGCGCCAGTGGCTCCAGGAGACGCACAAAGGCAAA ATCCCAAAGGATGAGCACATTTTAAGATTCCTGCGTGCCCGGGACTTCAACATTGACAAAGCAAGAGAAATCCTTTGCCAGTCCCTGACGTGGCGTAAGCAGCACCAGGTGGATTATATTCTGGACACCTGGAACCCTCCCCAGGTGCTCCAGGATTACTATGCAGGAGGCTGGCATCACCATGACAAAG aCGGGCGCCCGCTGTACGTGCTGAGGCTGGGCCAGATGGACACCAAGGGCTTGGTGCGAGCGCTGGGGGAGGAGGCCCTGCTGCGCTAT GTTCTTTCAATAAATGAGGAAGGGCTGAGGCGATGTGAGGAGAACACAAAAGTATTTGGCAGGCCAATAAG CTCTTGGACGTGTCTAGTAGATCTGGAAGGCTTGAACATGAGGCATTTATGGAGACCTGGTGTCAAGGCCTTGCTGAGAATCATTGAGGTGGTTGAAGCTAATTACCCTGAGACCCTGGGCCGCCTCCTTATCCTAAGAGCACCTCGAGTATTCCCAGTTCTCTGGACACTG gTTAGTCCATTCATTGATGACAAcactaggaagaaattccttattTATGCTGGGAATGACTACCAGGGTCCTGGAGGACTGCTGGATTACATTGATAAAGAAATTATCCCCGATTTCCTTGGTGGAGAGTGCATG tgTGAAGTACCAGAGGGTGGGCTGGTTCCCAAGTCCCTCTACCGGACAGCAGAAGAGTTGGAAAATGAAGACATCAAGCTTTGGACTGAAACAATCTACCAGTCTGCAAGTGTCTTCAAAGGAGCTCCACATGAG GTTCTCATCCAGATCGTGGACGCCTCGTCTGTGATCACGTGGGATTTTGACGTGTGCAAGGGCGACATTGTTTTTAACATCTTCCACTCCAAAAGAGCCCCACAGCCTCCCAAAAAGGACTCTCTGGGAGCTCACAGTATTACATCTCCTGGTGGGAACAACGTCCAGCTGATAGACAAAGTCTGGCAGTTGGGGCGTGACTACAGCATGGTGGAGTCTCCCCTGATCTGCAAAGAAGGGGAGAGTGTGCAG GGCTCCCATGTGACCAGGTGGCCTGGCTTCTACATTTTACAGTGGAAATTCCACAGCATGCCTGCCTGTGCTACAACCAACCTGCCTCGTGTGGATGATGTGCTGGCATCTCTACAGGTGTCCTCTCACAAATGTAAAGTGATGTACTACACAGAAGTGATAGGATCTGAAGATTTCAG ggGATCCATGACCAGCCTTGAATCAAGCCACAGTGGATtctcccagctcagtgctgccacCACCTCCTCTAGCCagtcccattccagctccatgATTTCCAGGTAG
- the SEC14L1 gene encoding SEC14-like protein 1 isoform X2 → MFVASDTVNEYKSEDGAIHVIERRCKLDIDAPRLLKKIAGVDYVYFVQKNSLNRRERTLHIEAYNETFSNRVIINEHCSYTVHPDNEDWTCFEQSASLDIKSFFGFESTVEKIAMKQYTSNIKKGKEIIEYYLKQLEEEGITFVPRWTPPVACKSESSTSHPRRPVSPAINIPECATKEGLSNKEILNTSSSPSEPTAGTPDDKLDADYIKRYLGDLTPMQESCLIRLRQWLQETHKGKIPKDEHILRFLRARDFNIDKAREILCQSLTWRKQHQVDYILDTWNPPQVLQDYYAGGWHHHDKDGRPLYVLRLGQMDTKGLVRALGEEALLRYVLSINEEGLRRCEENTKVFGRPISSWTCLVDLEGLNMRHLWRPGVKALLRIIEVVEANYPETLGRLLILRAPRVFPVLWTLVSPFIDDNTRKKFLIYAGNDYQGPGGLLDYIDKEIIPDFLGGECMCEVPEGGLVPKSLYRTAEELENEDIKLWTETIYQSASVFKGAPHEVLIQIVDASSVITWDFDVCKGDIVFNIFHSKRAPQPPKKDSLGAHSITSPGGNNVQLIDKVWQLGRDYSMVESPLICKEGESVQGSHVTRWPGFYILQWKFHSMPACATTNLPRVDDVLASLQVSSHKCKVMYYTEVIGSEDFRGSMTSLESSHSGFSQLSAATTSSSQSHSSSMISR, encoded by the exons ATGTTTGTAGCCAGTGACACTGTAAACGAGTACAAGAGTGAGGATGGGGCCATCCACGTGATCGAGCGGCGCTGCAAGCTGGACATCGATGCACCACGGCTGCTGAAAAAG ATTGCAGGAGTGGACTACGTCTACTTTGTCCAGAAGAACTCTCTGAACAGGCGAGAAAGGACTCTGCATATAGAAGCCTATAATGAAACCTTCTCTAACAGAGTCATCATTAATGAGCACTGCTCCTACACA GTTCATCCTGACAATGAAGATTGGACCTGCTTTGAACAGTCAGCAAGTCTGGATATCAaatctttttttggttttgaaagcaCAGTGGAAAAGATTGCCATGAAGCAATACACCAGCAATATTAAAAAG ggaaaagaaataatagagTACTACCtgaagcagctggaggaagaaggaatAACTTTTGTCCCTCGCTGGACTCCTCCTGTTGCATGTAAATCCGAGAGCAGCACATCCCACCCAAGGAGACCAGTGTCACCTGCCATTAACATCCCAGAGTGTGCCACAAAGGAAGGCTTGAGCAACAAGGAGATCCTCAacacctccagcagcccctcGGAGCCCACGGCAGGAACGCCCGATG ATAAGCTGGATGCAGACTACATCAAGAGGTACCTGGGGGACCTGACCCCGATGCAGGAGAGCTGCCTCATCCGCCTGCGCCAGTGGCTCCAGGAGACGCACAAAGGCAAA ATCCCAAAGGATGAGCACATTTTAAGATTCCTGCGTGCCCGGGACTTCAACATTGACAAAGCAAGAGAAATCCTTTGCCAGTCCCTGACGTGGCGTAAGCAGCACCAGGTGGATTATATTCTGGACACCTGGAACCCTCCCCAGGTGCTCCAGGATTACTATGCAGGAGGCTGGCATCACCATGACAAAG aCGGGCGCCCGCTGTACGTGCTGAGGCTGGGCCAGATGGACACCAAGGGCTTGGTGCGAGCGCTGGGGGAGGAGGCCCTGCTGCGCTAT GTTCTTTCAATAAATGAGGAAGGGCTGAGGCGATGTGAGGAGAACACAAAAGTATTTGGCAGGCCAATAAG CTCTTGGACGTGTCTAGTAGATCTGGAAGGCTTGAACATGAGGCATTTATGGAGACCTGGTGTCAAGGCCTTGCTGAGAATCATTGAGGTGGTTGAAGCTAATTACCCTGAGACCCTGGGCCGCCTCCTTATCCTAAGAGCACCTCGAGTATTCCCAGTTCTCTGGACACTG gTTAGTCCATTCATTGATGACAAcactaggaagaaattccttattTATGCTGGGAATGACTACCAGGGTCCTGGAGGACTGCTGGATTACATTGATAAAGAAATTATCCCCGATTTCCTTGGTGGAGAGTGCATG tgTGAAGTACCAGAGGGTGGGCTGGTTCCCAAGTCCCTCTACCGGACAGCAGAAGAGTTGGAAAATGAAGACATCAAGCTTTGGACTGAAACAATCTACCAGTCTGCAAGTGTCTTCAAAGGAGCTCCACATGAG GTTCTCATCCAGATCGTGGACGCCTCGTCTGTGATCACGTGGGATTTTGACGTGTGCAAGGGCGACATTGTTTTTAACATCTTCCACTCCAAAAGAGCCCCACAGCCTCCCAAAAAGGACTCTCTGGGAGCTCACAGTATTACATCTCCTGGTGGGAACAACGTCCAGCTGATAGACAAAGTCTGGCAGTTGGGGCGTGACTACAGCATGGTGGAGTCTCCCCTGATCTGCAAAGAAGGGGAGAGTGTGCAG GGCTCCCATGTGACCAGGTGGCCTGGCTTCTACATTTTACAGTGGAAATTCCACAGCATGCCTGCCTGTGCTACAACCAACCTGCCTCGTGTGGATGATGTGCTGGCATCTCTACAGGTGTCCTCTCACAAATGTAAAGTGATGTACTACACAGAAGTGATAGGATCTGAAGATTTCAG ggGATCCATGACCAGCCTTGAATCAAGCCACAGTGGATtctcccagctcagtgctgccacCACCTCCTCTAGCCagtcccattccagctccatgATTTCCAGGTAG